The Deltaproteobacteria bacterium genomic sequence ACCTCGGAGCACTGGCCCACGGCCGCCGCCTGGCCCTTCACCCCGACATGCGCGTGACCTACGTGGTGGACCGGAATATCAACTATACGAATGTGTGCGTGTCCGGATGCCGGTTTTGCGCATTCTATAAAGCACCGGGATCGCCGGACGGATACGTTCTCAGCCGCGAGGAACTGGCCCGGAAGATTCAAGAGACCATCGATGTGGGCGGCACTCAGATTCTGCTTCAGGGAGGCATGAATCCGGAACTTCATCTCGACTATTATGTGAACCTGCTCCGCTTTATCAAGGAACGGTTCCCCATTCACGTGCACGGGTTTTCACCGCCCGAAATCGTGTTCATGGCCGAGATCGAGGGAATCACCATCCGGGAAGTGCTTATCGCACTGATCGACGCGGGCCTGGGGTCCATACCCGGCGGGGGAGCCGAAATCCTGGTGGATGATGTGAGAAGCAAAGTGTCTCCACGCAAGTGCACGGCGGATCAGTGGTTCGAAGTCATGCATACGGCCCATACACTGAGGCTCCGCACCACGGCCACCATGATGTTCGGCCAGATCGAAACGCCCGAACAGCGGCTGGAGCACCTTTTCAGAGTCCGGGACCTGCAGGATGAAACGGGCGGATTTACCGCGTTTATCCCATGGACGTTTCAACCTCGGAATACTCAGATCAAGGTGGACCCCCTGGGGGGCGTGGCCTACTTGCGTATGTTGGCCATCTCGAGAATCGTGTTGGACAATGTGGCCAATCTTCAGGCCTCCTGGGTTACCCAAGGCGCAAAAATCGGACAGATCGCTCTCACTTTCGGCGCCAACGACCTGGGCAGCACCATGATCGAAGAGAACGTCGTGGCCGCGGCAGGGGTGCGCTTTCGTCTGTCGCAACAGGATATGGTGCGCCTCATCCGCGACGCGAACTTCACACCGGCGAAAAGAGATACGTTCTATAACCTGATTTGATCGGACCGAGGAGAACCCTTTGAAAAGGGTTCCCCTCGCGCTCCCCTCCCAAATCTTTTAAGTCGGTTTTGGGCGCACCGCCCAAGACCTGACGACTGGACA encodes the following:
- the mqnC gene encoding dehypoxanthine futalosine cyclase, with the translated sequence MPPTLEGIIKRVKDGHRVSMDQAAALYAQAEFLDLGALAHGRRLALHPDMRVTYVVDRNINYTNVCVSGCRFCAFYKAPGSPDGYVLSREELARKIQETIDVGGTQILLQGGMNPELHLDYYVNLLRFIKERFPIHVHGFSPPEIVFMAEIEGITIREVLIALIDAGLGSIPGGGAEILVDDVRSKVSPRKCTADQWFEVMHTAHTLRLRTTATMMFGQIETPEQRLEHLFRVRDLQDETGGFTAFIPWTFQPRNTQIKVDPLGGVAYLRMLAISRIVLDNVANLQASWVTQGAKIGQIALTFGANDLGSTMIEENVVAAAGVRFRLSQQDMVRLIRDANFTPAKRDTFYNLI